A single Triticum dicoccoides isolate Atlit2015 ecotype Zavitan chromosome 2A, WEW_v2.0, whole genome shotgun sequence DNA region contains:
- the LOC119354742 gene encoding putative F-box/FBD/LRR-repeat protein At4g03220, with product MEHSDGETAAKRAKLSASGSEDLLSALSDDVLIHILLKLRNTAVAARTSVLSSRWRRLWALLPGLDFLPDINPYSVPAVLAAHQAPALRSLRILATDASADFMAAWLPIAARRLSGDLFFINTVSPDDEAGDRGAFELPCFENATSITLHLGFLGIAVPASAISSRLTDLRLNSFQVQGPCLLGDVVSSAWSPCLQRLTINDARGIDKFTIRSESLLQLKLKDLDGLQQLTVVAPKLKELSVILLLCSESTYC from the coding sequence ATGGAGCATAGTGACGGCGAGACCGCCGCCAAGCGAGCCAAGCTCTCCGCCAGCGGCAGCGAGGACCTCCTCAGCGCGCTATCCGACGACGTTCTCATTCACATCCTTCTCAAGCTCCGCAACACCGCCGTCGCCGCTCGGACCAGCGTCCTCTCCAGCCGCTGGCGCCGCCTCTGGGCCCTCCTCCCGGGCCTGGACTTTCTCCCCGACATCAACCCATACAGCGTAcccgccgtcctcgccgcccaTCAAGCGCCGGCCCTCCGCTCTCTCCGCATCCTCGCCACGGACGCCTCTGCCGACTTCATGGCCGCGTGGCTCCccatcgccgcccgccgcctctcCGGCGATCTATTCTTCATCAACACCGTGTCGCCGGACGACGAGGCCGGGGACAGAGGCGCCTTTGAACTGCCATGCTTCGAGAACGCCACCTCGATCACGCTCCACTTAGGGTTTCTTGGCATTGCAGTGCCAGCCTCCGCCATATCCTCTCGGCTCACCGATCTTCGCCTGAATAGCTTCCAGGTACAGGGTCCGTGCTTGCTCGGTGACGTTGTATCCTCGGCGTGGTCCCCATGCTTGCAAAGGCTCACCATCAACGATGCCCGAGGCATCGACAAATTCACCATCCGCTCAGAGTCTCTCCTGCAATTGAAGCTCAAGGATCTAGATGGCCTGCAGCAGCTCACTGTCGTGGCGCCGAAGCTCAAAGAGCTAAGTGTGATCCTTTTGCTTTGCTCCGAATCAACCTATTGCTAG